One region of Halomicrobium sp. LC1Hm genomic DNA includes:
- a CDS encoding SDR family NAD(P)-dependent oxidoreductase, translated as MSDSQVALVTGGTSGIGRETVRGLAARGWTVLVHGRDAERGHEICRTVRRETAGAATFHHADLSELDAVGALADAITDDYDRLDALVNNAGTWQDERRLVAATGERSDGTRTQVALTVAVNHCAHYRLTHDLWPLLDAAGGRVVTVSSDLHRRGELDTDRFLGPDGPTGQQAYADSKLATVAFTRALARRTDAVTVSCCHPGIVPSSRLARETGGLSRLGWKLFGLVGGLLPVGPVDSERAAAETSLFLATTDDTADLHGGYFSDCERTEAKPIEEATEERCWDWTADVVGVDPEWPPVESGTDT; from the coding sequence ATGAGCGACAGCCAGGTCGCGCTGGTCACCGGGGGAACGAGCGGGATCGGACGCGAGACGGTCCGCGGGCTGGCAGCACGGGGCTGGACGGTCCTCGTCCACGGCCGCGACGCCGAGCGTGGCCACGAGATCTGTCGGACGGTCCGCCGGGAGACGGCTGGCGCGGCGACGTTCCACCACGCGGACCTGTCGGAACTCGACGCCGTCGGTGCGCTTGCCGACGCGATCACCGACGACTACGACCGGCTCGACGCGCTCGTCAACAACGCCGGGACCTGGCAGGACGAGCGCCGTCTCGTCGCGGCGACCGGCGAGCGCTCGGACGGCACCCGCACACAGGTGGCGCTGACGGTGGCGGTGAACCACTGTGCGCACTACCGGCTGACCCACGACCTGTGGCCGCTGTTGGACGCGGCCGGCGGGCGCGTCGTCACTGTCTCGTCGGATCTCCACCGGCGGGGCGAACTCGACACCGACCGGTTCCTCGGTCCGGACGGGCCGACCGGACAGCAGGCCTACGCCGACTCGAAGCTCGCGACCGTCGCGTTCACGCGAGCGCTGGCCCGACGAACGGACGCCGTCACGGTGTCGTGTTGCCACCCCGGCATCGTCCCGAGCAGCCGCTTGGCACGCGAGACCGGCGGGCTCTCGCGGCTCGGCTGGAAGCTGTTCGGCCTCGTCGGCGGGTTGCTCCCGGTCGGCCCCGTCGACTCCGAACGGGCGGCCGCCGAAACGTCGCTCTTTCTGGCGACGACCGACGACACGGCCGACCTGCACGGCGGGTACTTTTCGGACTGTGAGCGCACGGAGGCGAAACCGATCGAGGAAGCCACCGAGGAACGGTGCTGGGACTGGACGGCGGACGTTGTCGGCGTCGACCCGGAGTGGCCCCCCGTCGAGTCCGGCACCGACACCTGA
- a CDS encoding aldo/keto reductase — protein sequence MEYTTLGSTGIEVSKICLGCMSFGSGDEWMLDRDDSEALIERALELGINFFDTANVYSTGESEAILGDVLGEYDRDEQVVATKVFGEMGDDPNRQGLSRKAIEQELSASLERLGMDTVDLYQIHRWDYDTPIETTLRALDDAVRRGQVRHVGASSMWAHQFQRALHVSEREGLARFETMQDLYHLTYREEEREMYPVCEQWDVGVIPWSPLGAGYLTRPHEEFTRTTRGEHEKENIGLPYDEGPGSEAINERVQELADEKGVTMAQIALAWHFENEYTDAPILGTSSIEHLEAAVEALEIDLSTSEMEYLEEPYEPVPVYGHK from the coding sequence ATGGAGTACACGACACTCGGCTCGACCGGGATCGAGGTCTCGAAGATCTGCCTGGGCTGTATGAGCTTCGGCAGCGGCGACGAGTGGATGCTCGACCGGGACGACTCCGAGGCGCTGATCGAGCGCGCGCTCGAACTCGGGATCAACTTCTTCGATACGGCCAACGTCTACTCGACGGGCGAGAGCGAGGCGATCCTCGGCGACGTGCTCGGCGAGTACGACCGCGACGAGCAGGTCGTCGCCACGAAGGTGTTCGGCGAGATGGGCGACGATCCCAACAGGCAGGGACTCTCGCGGAAGGCAATCGAACAGGAGCTGTCGGCCTCGCTAGAGCGGCTGGGGATGGACACCGTCGATCTCTACCAGATCCACCGCTGGGACTACGATACACCCATCGAGACGACGCTGCGGGCGCTGGACGACGCCGTCCGGCGGGGCCAGGTGCGTCACGTCGGGGCGTCGTCGATGTGGGCCCACCAGTTCCAGCGCGCCCTGCACGTCAGCGAGCGGGAGGGGTTGGCCCGCTTCGAGACGATGCAGGACCTCTATCACCTCACCTACCGCGAGGAGGAGCGCGAGATGTATCCCGTCTGCGAGCAGTGGGACGTGGGCGTCATCCCGTGGAGCCCCCTCGGCGCGGGCTATCTGACCCGGCCCCACGAGGAGTTCACTCGCACGACGCGGGGCGAACACGAGAAGGAGAACATCGGGCTCCCCTACGACGAGGGGCCGGGGAGCGAGGCGATCAACGAGCGCGTCCAGGAACTGGCCGACGAGAAGGGCGTGACGATGGCCCAGATCGCGCTGGCCTGGCACTTCGAGAACGAGTACACCGACGCGCCGATCCTCGGCACGTCGAGCATCGAACACCTCGAAGCGGCCGTCGAAGCACTGGAGATCGACCTCTCGACCTCCGAGATGGAGTACCTCGAAGAACCGTACGAACCGGTCCCGGTGTACGGCCACAAGTAA
- a CDS encoding YkgJ family cysteine cluster protein: protein MRVDCEGCAGCCIDWRPLTDADIDHERRGSRQPLDETSNLVPLTRSEVRAFVDRGHGDALTPRLFADDDGVTIDGHSVAAIDGRPAFYVGLRKPPKPVAPFDADPTWLETCVFLDPVTLQCRLHDGELYPDTCGAYPGENLSLAVETECERVEAHAPGEAAGERLRDDEPPADATPLLGPAALGSKLFAHPEPERLSGVVSRLVADELTAADRAEFVAVAAASAPGTGAVSDDWYERYRERARDAASWTGRAIERWQTIADAVGEPAPEPECAREIEDDDGAPPTPGWDSIDDTST from the coding sequence ATGAGAGTCGACTGCGAGGGGTGTGCCGGCTGCTGTATCGACTGGCGGCCCCTGACCGACGCCGACATCGATCACGAGCGGCGCGGCAGTCGCCAGCCACTCGACGAGACCAGCAACCTCGTCCCGCTGACCCGCTCGGAGGTGCGTGCGTTCGTCGACCGCGGCCACGGCGACGCCCTCACGCCCCGTCTGTTCGCCGACGACGACGGCGTCACCATCGACGGGCACAGCGTCGCCGCGATCGACGGCCGGCCGGCCTTCTACGTCGGCCTTCGCAAGCCGCCCAAACCCGTCGCGCCGTTCGACGCCGACCCCACCTGGCTGGAGACCTGTGTCTTCCTCGATCCCGTGACCCTGCAGTGTCGGCTCCACGACGGCGAGCTGTACCCGGACACCTGCGGGGCCTACCCCGGCGAGAACCTCTCGCTGGCCGTCGAGACCGAGTGCGAGCGCGTCGAGGCTCACGCCCCCGGCGAGGCCGCTGGCGAGCGACTCCGCGACGACGAGCCGCCGGCCGACGCCACGCCGCTGCTCGGCCCGGCCGCGCTGGGCTCGAAGCTGTTCGCACACCCCGAGCCCGAGCGCCTCTCCGGCGTCGTGTCCCGCCTCGTCGCCGACGAGCTGACGGCCGCCGACCGCGCGGAGTTCGTCGCCGTCGCGGCCGCCTCCGCACCCGGGACCGGAGCGGTCAGCGACGACTGGTACGAACGGTACCGCGAGCGCGCACGGGACGCAGCGTCGTGGACCGGGCGAGCGATCGAGCGCTGGCAGACGATCGCCGACGCGGTCGGCGAGCCGGCACCGGAGCCCGAATGCGCACGCGAGATCGAGGACGACGACGGCGCACCGCCGACGCCGGGCTGGGACTCGATCGACGACACGTCCACCTGA
- the nadE gene encoding NAD(+) synthase, translated as MSDSKPSAHDPALARERSELATEPEAVQRLREQLPRFVERTLERAGAEGVVVALDGRVGSTVAAVLAIEAVGVDRVSGLVLPANMNDEASARAAEAVASMLSIEYERLQLRPLLSAFQRVIGAAGEPADDVVALDNARERFRMACLYYVANTTDRIVLGSVDRTRRLLGSVTKHGDDGVDLAPLAPLYYTEVRALARAVDVPSNILDRSTRTAGRADSDPEQLGVDPETLDEILHALVDQAQPPAAVAERLAVDRATVQRVRKWCETTRHKRRPPLTPSIDL; from the coding sequence GTGAGTGACTCGAAGCCCAGCGCACACGATCCTGCACTGGCCCGTGAGCGCTCCGAGCTTGCGACCGAGCCGGAGGCGGTCCAGCGACTTCGCGAGCAGTTGCCCCGCTTCGTCGAACGGACGCTCGAACGGGCCGGTGCCGAGGGCGTCGTCGTCGCGCTGGACGGGCGAGTCGGTTCGACGGTCGCGGCGGTGCTGGCGATCGAAGCCGTCGGCGTCGATCGGGTCAGCGGTCTCGTGTTGCCGGCCAACATGAACGACGAGGCGTCGGCCAGGGCAGCGGAGGCGGTCGCGTCGATGCTATCGATCGAGTACGAGCGACTCCAGTTGCGGCCGCTGCTCTCGGCGTTCCAGCGCGTGATCGGTGCTGCTGGGGAACCGGCCGACGACGTCGTCGCGCTCGACAACGCACGCGAACGGTTCCGGATGGCGTGCCTGTACTACGTCGCCAACACGACCGACCGGATCGTGCTCGGCTCCGTCGACCGTACCCGGCGGCTCCTGGGATCGGTGACGAAACACGGGGACGACGGCGTCGACCTCGCGCCGCTGGCACCGCTCTATTACACCGAGGTGCGCGCGCTCGCGAGAGCGGTCGACGTGCCGTCGAACATTCTCGACCGGTCGACCCGGACGGCGGGACGCGCCGACAGCGACCCAGAGCAACTCGGGGTCGACCCCGAGACGCTCGACGAGATCCTCCACGCGCTCGTCGACCAAGCGCAACCACCGGCCGCCGTCGCCGAGCGACTCGCCGTCGATCGAGCGACGGTCCAGCGGGTCCGGAAATGGTGCGAAACCACCAGACACAAGCGCCGTCCGCCGCTGACGCCGTCGATCGATCTCTAG
- a CDS encoding HTH domain-containing protein, whose product MNTNDIDLSPTQTQLVTTLINEHETADGPVTSGQVAEILDRSSGTVQNQLTTLQSIGLVESVQGPTGGYEPTPAAFAAIGREPMDDAETVTVSQAFDRIDATVEEIDLTNVHHPTECTAHVSVQGTLRSIAVGDPVVVGPTPSADLVVAGEVTAVSETADELVLDVRRMDAPVTEE is encoded by the coding sequence ATGAACACGAACGACATCGACCTCTCTCCGACACAGACTCAGCTCGTAACGACACTCATCAACGAACACGAGACCGCGGACGGCCCGGTCACGAGCGGCCAGGTCGCCGAGATCCTGGACCGCAGCTCGGGCACGGTCCAGAACCAGCTCACGACCCTCCAGTCGATCGGACTCGTCGAGAGCGTCCAGGGACCCACCGGCGGGTACGAGCCGACGCCAGCGGCCTTCGCCGCGATCGGTCGCGAGCCGATGGACGACGCCGAGACGGTGACCGTCTCGCAGGCGTTCGACCGGATCGACGCCACGGTCGAGGAGATCGACCTGACCAACGTCCACCACCCGACGGAGTGTACGGCACACGTCTCCGTCCAGGGGACCCTCCGCAGTATCGCGGTCGGTGATCCGGTCGTCGTCGGACCGACGCCCAGCGCTGATCTGGTCGTCGCGGGCGAAGTGACGGCCGTCTCCGAGACCGCCGACGAACTGGTGCTCGACGTTCGACGCATGGACGCGCCGGTAACCGAGGAGTAG
- a CDS encoding cyclic nucleotide-binding/CBS domain-containing protein translates to MSADTVLVEDVMSTPLETTSPDATVRAVAEQMREANVNGLFVPGADAGIVTTTDVVHAVAEGADLSETRVADVMTSPVERVETTTELNEAAAMMTNFGIKHLPVMDDHGDYVGMVSSTDTTGEFA, encoded by the coding sequence ATGAGTGCCGACACTGTTCTCGTCGAAGACGTAATGTCGACGCCGCTCGAGACGACGAGCCCGGACGCGACCGTCCGAGCCGTCGCCGAGCAGATGCGCGAAGCGAACGTCAACGGACTCTTCGTCCCCGGTGCGGACGCAGGAATCGTCACGACGACCGACGTGGTCCACGCCGTCGCCGAGGGCGCGGACCTCTCGGAGACCCGGGTCGCTGACGTGATGACCTCTCCCGTCGAGCGCGTCGAGACGACGACGGAGCTCAACGAGGCCGCGGCCATGATGACCAACTTCGGCATCAAACACCTCCCGGTGATGGACGACCACGGCGACTACGTCGGAATGGTCTCCTCGACGGACACGACCGGCGAGTTCGCCTAG
- a CDS encoding aldo/keto reductase, with amino-acid sequence MEHVEAGGASIPKIGLGTWQNTGTACTETVRTALDLGYRHVDTAQVYDNERAVGEGIAAADVDRDDIFLTTKVWRSNLRREAVVSTVQESLATLGVDYVDLLLIHWPHPRVPVEEPLAAMAELRERGLVEHLGVSNFTRSQLRAAGDAVDAPIVADQVLYHPYKDQSALREYCVDAGVALTAYSPLARGRVLGDDLLARIGDRYDRTPAQVALRWLVQQDGVVAIPKSTSRDHLADNLAVFEFSLTDDEMARIHELEGGFKTKLRNRLPALMRRLPV; translated from the coding sequence ATGGAACACGTCGAAGCCGGCGGTGCGTCGATCCCGAAGATCGGGCTCGGGACGTGGCAAAACACCGGGACAGCGTGTACCGAGACGGTTCGGACCGCTCTGGATCTCGGCTATCGACACGTCGACACCGCACAGGTGTACGACAACGAGCGGGCGGTCGGCGAAGGGATCGCCGCGGCCGACGTCGATCGCGACGACATCTTCCTGACGACGAAGGTGTGGCGCTCGAACCTCCGGCGCGAGGCGGTCGTCTCGACGGTCCAGGAGAGTCTGGCAACGCTCGGCGTCGACTACGTCGACCTGCTGTTGATCCACTGGCCCCACCCGCGCGTCCCCGTCGAGGAACCCCTCGCCGCGATGGCCGAACTGCGCGAGCGGGGGCTGGTCGAACACCTCGGCGTGAGCAACTTCACGCGGTCGCAGCTACGGGCGGCCGGCGACGCCGTCGACGCCCCGATCGTCGCCGATCAGGTGCTGTACCATCCCTACAAGGATCAGTCGGCGCTGCGAGAGTACTGCGTCGATGCGGGGGTCGCACTGACGGCCTACAGCCCGCTCGCGCGGGGCCGCGTCCTCGGGGACGATCTGCTGGCCCGGATCGGCGACCGCTACGACCGGACTCCGGCACAGGTCGCACTGCGCTGGCTGGTCCAGCAGGACGGCGTCGTCGCCATCCCGAAGAGCACCAGCCGCGACCACCTGGCCGACAACCTCGCTGTCTTCGAGTTCTCCCTGACCGACGACGAGATGGCCCGCATCCACGAGCTGGAGGGGGGCTTCAAGACGAAACTGCGAAACCGTCTGCCCGCGCTGATGCGCCGGCTGCCCGTCTGA
- a CDS encoding 30S ribosomal protein S24e yields MEIDIIKEDDNPMLHRTDVRFEVRHDEATPSRLSVRDSLAAKLNKDAEEVVVHELDTKFGMRKTVGYAKVYDAPEFAREVEQDHMLERNKIVADGESGEEA; encoded by the coding sequence ATGGAAATCGACATCATCAAAGAAGACGACAACCCGATGTTACACCGGACCGACGTTCGGTTCGAGGTGCGACACGACGAGGCGACGCCGTCGCGACTCTCCGTGCGCGACTCGCTCGCGGCCAAGCTCAACAAGGACGCCGAAGAAGTCGTCGTCCACGAGCTCGACACGAAGTTCGGGATGCGAAAGACCGTCGGCTACGCGAAAGTGTACGACGCGCCCGAGTTCGCCCGCGAGGTCGAGCAGGACCACATGCTCGAACGCAACAAGATCGTCGCCGACGGCGAGTCGGGTGAGGAGGCATAA